A genomic stretch from Chiloscyllium plagiosum isolate BGI_BamShark_2017 chromosome 45, ASM401019v2, whole genome shotgun sequence includes:
- the LOC122543898 gene encoding zinc finger protein 239-like: MEKQSKCRDCGKGFSYLPEVETHQCSHAAQKRCKCGDCGKGFSYPSQLEIHRRSHTGERPFTCTLCRKGFRELSKLHIHMRVHTGERPFPCSVCGKQFTQSSSLLTHQRVHTDKKPFKCSECEKSFKSRSEVLTHHRTHTGERPFTCLECGKGFTQSSTLRKHQKVHNRERPFVCSVCGKGFTQSSSLVEHQRVHTGERPFICSVCGKGFTHSFNLLRHQRIHTGERPFTCSVCGKGFTRSSNFETHQRVHNN, translated from the coding sequence ATGGAGAAACAGTCGAAATGCAGggattgtgggaaggggttcagtTACTTGCCTGAGGTGGAAACACATCAATGCAGTCACGCTGCACAGAAACGCTGcaaatgtggggactgtgggaagggattcagttaCCCATCCCAGTTGGAAATCCACCgacgcagtcacactggggagagacctttCACCTGCACATTGTGCAGGAAGGGATTCAGAGAGTTATCCAAACTCCACATCCACATGCgcgttcacaccggggagaggccattcccctgctCGGTGTGTGGAAAGCAGTTTACACAGTCGTCCAGCCTGCTGACGCACCAGCGTGTTCACACTGATaagaaaccttttaaatgttcgGAGTGTGAGAAGAGTTTTAAAAGCAGAAGTGAGGTGCTGACACACCACCGCAcgcacactggggagaggccattcacctgtttagagtgtggaaagggattcactcagtcatccaccTTGCGCAAACACCAGAAAGTTCATAATAGGGAGAGGCCGTTtgtctgctctgtgtgtgggaagggattcactcagtcgtcaAGTTTGGTGGAGCACCAGAGagttcacacaggggagaggcctttcatctgctctgtgtgtggaaaggggttcactcattcattcaacttGCTGAGACACCAGCGCATTCACACTGGTGAGAGGCCAttcacttgctctgtgtgtgggaagggattcactcgtTCATCCAACTTTGAGActcaccagcgagttcacaatAACTGA